One region of Epilithonimonas zeae genomic DNA includes:
- a CDS encoding D-2-hydroxyacid dehydrogenase, with protein MKVLANDGLTQSGIDALKENGFEVITDKVAQENLITYINENQVKVLLVRSATKVTKEMVDNCPSLEIIGRGGVGMDNIEVAYAREKGKHVINTPAASSESVAELVFAHLFSGSRFLQDSNRQMPVKGNTEFAKLKKKYEAGIELRGKTIGIVGIGRIGQEVARIALGLGMKVIASDTRIGKASVRVDFYNQQYINVEIETEPLEQLIQHSDFITLHVPAQNGPIIGKAELEKMKTGAAIVNCARGGVIDEEALIEALDFGKLAFAGLDVFENEPTPSEKILTHPKISLTPHTGAATEEAQDRIGTELANQIASILLVK; from the coding sequence ATGAAAGTACTTGCTAATGACGGATTGACACAATCTGGAATAGACGCTCTTAAAGAAAACGGATTTGAGGTAATCACGGACAAAGTGGCTCAGGAAAATCTAATCACTTATATCAACGAAAATCAAGTTAAAGTTTTGCTTGTAAGAAGCGCGACGAAAGTGACAAAGGAAATGGTGGACAATTGTCCAAGTCTGGAAATCATCGGTAGAGGTGGAGTTGGAATGGACAACATCGAAGTTGCGTATGCGAGAGAAAAAGGAAAACACGTAATCAATACACCTGCAGCATCTTCGGAATCTGTTGCGGAATTGGTTTTCGCACATCTTTTCTCAGGAAGCAGATTTTTACAAGATTCTAACAGACAAATGCCTGTGAAAGGTAATACTGAGTTCGCGAAATTGAAGAAAAAATATGAGGCTGGAATCGAGCTGAGAGGGAAAACTATCGGAATTGTAGGAATCGGAAGAATCGGACAGGAAGTTGCTAGAATAGCCCTTGGATTGGGAATGAAAGTGATTGCTTCTGACACAAGAATCGGCAAAGCAAGTGTACGTGTAGATTTCTACAACCAGCAATATATCAATGTGGAGATAGAAACGGAGCCGTTGGAACAATTGATTCAGCATTCGGATTTTATAACGCTTCACGTTCCGGCTCAGAATGGACCAATCATCGGAAAAGCGGAATTGGAGAAAATGAAAACTGGTGCAGCGATTGTAAACTGTGCAAGAGGTGGCGTAATTGATGAGGAAGCTTTGATTGAAGCATTAGACTTTGGAAAATTAGCATTCGCAGGTTTGGATGTTTTCGAGAACGAGCCAACACCTTCTGAAAAAATCCTGACACACCCAAAAATCTCTTTGACGCCTCACACCGGAGCGGCTACAGAAGAAGCGCAGGACAGAATCGGGACTGAGTTGGCCAATCAGATTGCAAGTATTCTTTTGGTTAAATAA
- a CDS encoding phosphoheptose isomerase, with product MELEYVEHLSPMLKGDIKNYLIDIDGTITDDVPNEEPERMVTCEPFPDALATINKWYDEGHQICFFTSRTEDLREITETWLNKHGFKYHSVLLGKPRGGNYHWIDNHLVRATRYKGKFTDMVEKQVTIEVFRD from the coding sequence ATGGAATTAGAATATGTAGAACATCTGAGCCCAATGCTGAAAGGCGATATCAAGAATTATCTCATCGATATCGATGGAACGATTACAGACGATGTTCCTAATGAAGAACCTGAAAGAATGGTAACTTGCGAGCCTTTTCCGGATGCTTTGGCAACCATCAACAAGTGGTATGACGAAGGTCATCAGATTTGTTTTTTCACTTCCAGAACAGAAGATTTGAGAGAAATCACAGAAACTTGGTTGAACAAACACGGTTTCAAATACCACAGCGTTTTGCTGGGGAAACCAAGAGGTGGGAACTACCATTGGATAGATAACCATCTTGTGAGAGCTACAAGATACAAAGGAAAATTCACGGATATGGTTGAAAAACAAGTGACCATAGAGGTTTTCCGTGACTAA
- a CDS encoding collagen-like protein produces MKKLSFLAASLVSTFAFSQAQDAMSYQAIIRNSSNELVKNQNVGMKFSILKGSATGAVVYSETQAQSTNVNGLVNVRIGAGTLVSGSYSTIDWGADTYFIKIETDPTGSTNYTITGTSQLLSVPYALYAKNSGSSIPGPAGATGAQGPQGVQGVTGATGPQGLPGNTGVQGLQGIQGVTGPTGAAGTNGAIGATGPQGLQGVTGSTGAAGTNGATGATGPQGIQGNTGAQGPQGIQGVTGPTGAAGTNGITGAIGPQGPQGPQGVQGVTGSTGAQGSVGTTGAVGPQGPQGIQGVQGVTGATGVAGLTGATGPQGPVGVTGATGPQGPQGIQGVAGATGSTGAGISNGTTGGQLILTNSTAPYAPGVPVTMTGDATIASTGVITVGASKITTTKIADASVTVAKISTTSGTASSSTYLRGDGTWSTPSSGGSGATIVSMQSITSQFTINSTPTTVFTYVLPSSGIFLINVSLAGTVNSSVLFGAIKQNGNVITYGSGPVNNLIPSPTTRCSMSMVVQGAAGDVITVEAVSNSTSNSLTVDGSSRMVTTKLN; encoded by the coding sequence ATGAAAAAGCTCTCTTTCTTAGCAGCTTCTTTGGTTTCTACATTTGCATTTTCGCAAGCCCAGGATGCTATGAGTTATCAGGCAATCATAAGAAACTCAAGCAATGAACTTGTAAAGAATCAAAATGTGGGAATGAAATTTTCCATATTAAAAGGTTCTGCAACTGGAGCTGTGGTATATTCTGAAACACAGGCTCAATCTACTAATGTAAATGGTTTGGTCAATGTAAGAATTGGAGCAGGGACATTAGTTAGTGGTTCTTATTCTACAATTGATTGGGGTGCTGATACTTACTTTATTAAAATCGAAACAGATCCAACAGGTTCAACAAATTATACAATAACAGGAACATCACAGTTATTAAGTGTTCCTTACGCATTGTATGCAAAAAACTCAGGAAGTTCTATTCCTGGTCCAGCTGGAGCGACAGGAGCGCAAGGTCCACAAGGAGTTCAGGGAGTAACAGGCGCAACAGGACCACAAGGTCTTCCAGGAAATACTGGAGTACAAGGACTTCAGGGAATTCAAGGAGTGACAGGTCCAACAGGAGCAGCTGGGACTAATGGCGCAATTGGTGCAACAGGACCACAAGGTCTTCAAGGAGTGACTGGTTCAACAGGAGCAGCTGGGACTAATGGAGCGACTGGCGCAACAGGACCGCAAGGAATTCAAGGAAATACTGGAGCACAAGGACCTCAGGGAATTCAAGGAGTGACTGGTCCAACAGGTGCAGCTGGAACTAATGGAATAACGGGAGCAATAGGACCACAGGGGCCGCAAGGACCTCAAGGAGTTCAAGGTGTAACGGGTTCAACAGGAGCGCAAGGGTCGGTAGGAACAACTGGTGCGGTAGGGCCTCAAGGGCCTCAGGGGATTCAAGGTGTTCAGGGTGTTACCGGTGCAACTGGTGTTGCTGGGTTGACGGGGGCAACCGGACCCCAAGGGCCGGTAGGAGTAACCGGGGCAACAGGCCCTCAAGGACCACAGGGGATTCAAGGTGTTGCTGGGGCAACCGGTAGTACAGGTGCAGGTATTTCAAATGGTACAACAGGCGGACAGTTGATTTTAACCAATTCAACAGCGCCTTATGCCCCAGGTGTACCTGTAACTATGACTGGAGATGCAACAATTGCTTCCACAGGAGTAATAACTGTAGGCGCTTCTAAAATTACAACCACTAAAATTGCGGATGCAAGTGTTACTGTAGCTAAAATTTCTACAACATCAGGTACGGCTAGTTCTTCCACATATCTTAGGGGTGATGGTACTTGGTCTACGCCTAGTAGTGGAGGAAGTGGTGCTACTATTGTTTCTATGCAATCCATAACTTCACAATTTACAATTAATAGTACGCCAACTACAGTATTTACATATGTTTTGCCTTCATCAGGGATATTTCTGATTAATGTCAGTTTGGCTGGTACGGTAAACAGTTCGGTTCTTTTCGGTGCAATAAAACAGAATGGTAATGTTATTACGTATGGAAGTGGTCCGGTCAATAATCTTATTCCATCCCCAACCACCAGATGTTCTATGTCTATGGTAGTTCAAGGTGCTGCTGGAGATGTTATTACTGTTGAGGCGGTAAGTAACTCAACCTCTAATTCTCTAACAGTCGATGGATCCTCAAGAATGGTTACTACTAAGCTAAATTAA
- a CDS encoding T9SS type A sorting domain-containing protein yields MKSIIKIVFVVGFSIQSYAQSSINTSGDNSSGSNGNVAFSIGEVFYDTAISPSGSVAAGVQQAYEITETLGVDITEINLSLKIYPNPTPDILNLKVGFNDYKKYRYELYDGSGKSLTGKAINESQTSIKMTSYPAAVYYLKILKDGKVVKVFKVLKTDK; encoded by the coding sequence ATGAAATCAATAATAAAAATAGTATTTGTTGTAGGATTCTCGATACAATCTTACGCTCAGTCCTCTATTAATACAAGTGGAGATAATTCCTCGGGATCTAATGGAAATGTCGCTTTTTCTATTGGAGAAGTTTTTTATGATACAGCAATCTCCCCAAGTGGGAGTGTTGCTGCCGGTGTTCAACAGGCTTATGAAATTACGGAAACATTAGGTGTTGATATTACAGAAATTAATCTAAGTCTGAAAATCTATCCCAATCCAACGCCGGATATTCTTAACCTGAAAGTCGGATTCAATGATTATAAAAAATACCGCTATGAGCTTTATGATGGTAGTGGAAAATCATTAACAGGCAAAGCTATTAACGAGTCACAGACATCCATTAAAATGACTTCTTATCCGGCAGCAGTTTATTATCTTAAAATCCTGAAAGATGGTAAAGTGGTGAAGGTATTCAAAGTCTTAAAAACGGATAAATAA
- a CDS encoding exosporium protein: MKKLSFLAASLVSTFAFSQVQDAMSYQAIIRNSNNELIKSQNVGMKFSILKGSPTGSVVYSETQMQPTNINGLVNVKIGAGTLLSGSYSTIDWGADTYFIKVETDPTGSTNYTITGTSQLLSVPYALYAKTSGSSIPGPTGATGPQGPQGIQGITGPTGAAGTNGVTGATGPQGVQGIQGVTGSTGATGANGVTGATGSTGAQGIQGITGAQGPQGIQGITGPIGATGATGSTGSTGAQGVTGAQGPQGIQGVTGPIGATGANGATGSTGAQGIQGVTGAQGPQGIQGVTGPIGATGASGVTGATGSTGAQGIQGITGAQGPQGIQGVTGPIGATGVIGATGVQGPQGIQGIQGVTGSTGATGPTGAQGIQGATGAQGPQGIQGIQGLTGPTGAQGPQGVTGATGAVGPQGVQGIQGVTGNTGPTGATGSTGAGFSNGTTGAQLILTSSVAPYSPTVPVTMSGDVTISASGVTAIGDSKVTVSKISATGTKDSSTYLRGDGTWSTPSGGGTGLIAVNANGNMTLNNVNQMVYISGAYTVTLPANPSTGLTIYVFSENKQASIDPNGKSFRQSGNDYQLTKIYEFGKDSGLTATSTRTANAIGVVLVYNGSKWFAY, translated from the coding sequence ATGAAAAAGCTTTCTTTTTTAGCAGCTTCTCTTGTTTCAACTTTTGCATTCTCGCAAGTACAAGATGCCATGAGTTATCAAGCAATCATCAGAAATTCTAATAACGAACTGATTAAAAGTCAGAATGTAGGGATGAAATTTTCTATATTGAAAGGTTCTCCTACAGGATCCGTTGTTTATTCGGAAACGCAAATGCAGCCAACAAACATCAATGGTTTGGTCAATGTGAAAATTGGTGCCGGAACCTTACTTAGTGGTTCTTATTCTACAATTGATTGGGGTGCTGATACTTACTTTATTAAAGTCGAAACAGATCCGACAGGTTCAACAAATTATACAATAACAGGAACATCACAGTTGTTAAGTGTTCCTTATGCATTGTATGCAAAAACTTCAGGAAGTTCTATTCCCGGTCCAACTGGAGCAACAGGTCCACAAGGACCTCAGGGTATTCAAGGTATAACCGGTCCAACAGGTGCAGCTGGAACTAATGGAGTAACAGGCGCAACAGGACCACAAGGTGTACAAGGTATCCAAGGTGTAACTGGTTCAACAGGTGCTACGGGAGCTAATGGGGTTACAGGAGCAACGGGTTCAACAGGAGCTCAAGGTATTCAAGGTATTACAGGTGCGCAAGGACCTCAGGGCATTCAAGGTATAACTGGCCCAATAGGTGCTACTGGAGCTACTGGATCAACGGGCTCAACTGGAGCACAAGGTGTTACAGGTGCGCAAGGACCTCAGGGTATTCAAGGTGTAACTGGTCCAATAGGTGCAACTGGAGCTAATGGAGCAACGGGTTCAACTGGAGCACAAGGTATTCAAGGTGTTACTGGAGCACAAGGACCTCAGGGTATTCAAGGTGTAACTGGCCCAATAGGTGCTACTGGAGCTAGTGGAGTTACAGGAGCAACGGGTTCAACTGGAGCACAAGGTATTCAAGGTATTACTGGAGCACAGGGACCTCAGGGTATTCAAGGTGTAACTGGCCCAATAGGTGCAACTGGAGTAATAGGTGCGACAGGAGTGCAAGGTCCACAAGGTATCCAAGGAATCCAAGGCGTAACTGGCTCAACTGGAGCAACGGGTCCAACAGGAGCGCAAGGTATTCAAGGTGCTACAGGAGCTCAAGGTCCACAAGGCATTCAGGGAATTCAAGGATTAACCGGTCCAACAGGTGCGCAAGGACCACAAGGCGTAACTGGGGCAACTGGGGCAGTTGGACCACAAGGAGTTCAAGGAATCCAAGGTGTAACTGGAAATACAGGTCCAACCGGCGCTACAGGAAGTACTGGTGCTGGTTTTTCTAATGGTACAACAGGTGCTCAGTTGATTTTGACTAGTTCAGTAGCGCCTTATTCCCCAACAGTACCCGTGACTATGAGTGGAGACGTGACTATATCAGCTTCGGGTGTAACAGCCATTGGAGATTCTAAAGTAACGGTCTCAAAAATATCTGCAACAGGAACTAAGGACTCTTCCACATATCTTAGAGGTGATGGAACTTGGTCTACCCCAAGCGGTGGTGGAACTGGCTTAATTGCAGTTAATGCCAATGGTAATATGACATTGAATAATGTGAATCAGATGGTTTACATTTCGGGAGCTTATACCGTTACACTTCCAGCAAATCCAAGTACGGGCTTGACAATTTATGTCTTTTCAGAAAATAAGCAGGCTAGTATAGATCCAAACGGCAAATCATTTCGTCAGAGCGGTAATGATTATCAGTTAACAAAAATATATGAATTTGGTAAGGATAGTGGTCTTACTGCCACTAGTACGAGAACTGCAAATGCAATAGGAGTGGTATTGGTTTATAATGGAAGCAAGTGGTTTGCATACTAA
- a CDS encoding glycosyltransferase family 2 protein has product MKISLCLIVKNEVDVLGRCLESAKDFADEIIIVDTGSTDKTKEIAKRFTDKVYDFEWINDFAAARNFAFSKATMDYQMWLDADDVVPEKSVQEINDLKKTLSDDLEIVTMKYVLSFDQNNNPTFHSTRERLFKRSKNYQWIDPVHECIPLIGNLKYTDIEIWHKKTRQEVASTRNIDIYRTLEKSGKAFSPRQLYYYARELKDHNDIENAIIYYEKFLATGLGWIEDVIACCHLLAIEYKKLGIEEKIIPVLFKTFEYDTPRPEICCELGYYYKEKQNYNQAFRWFDLATKVEIYNDIGFVFSDYSGYIPNLEACVCLSFLGDYQKANEYNEKASVSRPDCPSVNQNRAYLKTMMKN; this is encoded by the coding sequence ATGAAAATCAGTTTGTGTCTTATTGTCAAAAATGAAGTAGATGTTTTAGGCAGATGTCTGGAAAGTGCCAAAGATTTTGCGGATGAAATCATCATCGTTGATACTGGCTCTACTGATAAAACCAAAGAAATAGCCAAGCGATTCACAGACAAAGTTTACGATTTTGAATGGATTAATGACTTCGCCGCAGCCCGTAATTTTGCGTTTTCCAAAGCAACGATGGATTATCAAATGTGGCTGGACGCCGACGATGTTGTGCCTGAAAAATCCGTTCAAGAAATCAATGATTTGAAGAAAACTCTGAGTGATGATCTTGAGATTGTCACGATGAAATATGTTTTATCATTTGATCAAAACAATAATCCTACTTTTCATTCGACACGTGAAAGATTATTTAAAAGAAGTAAAAACTATCAATGGATTGACCCAGTTCACGAATGTATCCCTTTGATTGGCAACTTGAAATATACAGATATTGAAATTTGGCATAAGAAAACCAGACAAGAAGTTGCATCTACCAGAAATATTGATATTTATAGAACTCTAGAGAAGAGTGGAAAAGCGTTTTCTCCAAGACAATTATATTATTACGCTCGAGAACTGAAAGATCATAATGATATCGAAAATGCGATTATCTATTATGAGAAATTTTTAGCAACAGGCTTAGGTTGGATAGAAGATGTAATAGCTTGTTGTCATCTGTTGGCAATCGAATATAAAAAGTTAGGAATTGAGGAAAAGATAATACCAGTTTTATTCAAAACTTTCGAATATGACACGCCAAGACCAGAAATCTGTTGCGAGTTAGGGTATTATTATAAAGAAAAGCAAAATTATAATCAGGCATTCAGATGGTTTGATTTAGCAACTAAGGTTGAGATTTATAATGACATCGGTTTCGTGTTTTCAGATTATTCTGGTTATATTCCTAATTTGGAAGCTTGTGTATGTCTTTCATTTTTAGGAGATTATCAAAAAGCTAATGAATATAATGAGAAAGCTTCTGTCTCCAGACCAGATTGTCCTTCTGTGAACCAAAACAGAGCGTATTTGAAGACGATGATGAAGAATTAA
- a CDS encoding DUF6688 family protein: protein MSEIGFCVFWILFLVFNFFAIEAMVNKKKSWGEIVLFFIYILSLLFFAFGFMFHNQDYHTAIDPVDQCYSPLGGKHILSLLLYFFLYHISAYVLWIKGRKSPPLLLVFSLIFIYIGIIINFALLFQFSSHNTESLSIYNGNDGSFFFVPATLISNIIGILLLNKIISEEKDETENRSFKNPFLNRCNLFLSQKYEVHVWAIFFLLPVFFLITLILILFGQDYNSMVKVFTDTTTWAFSQKTHPPILDHKGHYLCTVSAKGNPKLVKPTHIGKRHGQPIIVNRQLQIANAFEELIADWSPKSHQFLRSNYDKYGYNLSTKINNQKASDLTYVLMKPLEWLFLFCLYLFCEKPEAKINKQYL, encoded by the coding sequence ATGTCAGAAATAGGTTTTTGTGTTTTTTGGATCTTGTTTTTGGTCTTTAACTTTTTTGCGATCGAAGCTATGGTCAACAAAAAGAAAAGCTGGGGCGAGATTGTTTTATTTTTTATTTACATCCTTTCTTTGCTGTTTTTTGCATTTGGTTTTATGTTCCATAATCAAGATTATCATACTGCCATAGATCCGGTGGACCAATGCTATTCTCCTTTGGGCGGAAAACACATTCTCTCCTTGCTTTTGTACTTTTTTCTATATCATATTTCAGCTTATGTGCTTTGGATCAAAGGTCGAAAAAGTCCACCTTTGCTTTTGGTGTTTAGTCTGATATTTATCTATATTGGGATAATCATCAATTTTGCATTGCTATTTCAATTTAGCAGTCACAATACGGAAAGTCTTAGTATTTATAATGGTAATGACGGCAGTTTTTTCTTTGTTCCAGCAACGCTAATTAGTAATATTATTGGCATTTTACTTTTGAATAAAATTATTTCTGAGGAAAAAGATGAAACTGAAAACCGAAGTTTCAAAAATCCATTCCTTAATCGATGTAATCTTTTTCTATCTCAAAAATATGAAGTTCACGTATGGGCTATTTTCTTTTTACTGCCAGTTTTTTTCTTGATTACATTAATTCTGATTCTTTTTGGTCAAGATTACAATTCTATGGTCAAAGTATTTACCGATACCACAACCTGGGCATTTTCGCAGAAAACTCATCCGCCTATATTGGATCATAAAGGTCATTATCTATGTACGGTTTCAGCGAAGGGAAATCCGAAACTTGTAAAACCAACCCATATCGGCAAACGTCACGGTCAGCCAATTATTGTTAACAGACAATTGCAGATTGCCAATGCTTTTGAAGAATTAATTGCAGATTGGTCACCGAAAAGTCATCAGTTTTTAAGGTCTAATTATGATAAATATGGTTATAATCTTTCAACAAAAATCAATAATCAAAAAGCGTCTGATCTTACTTATGTTTTGATGAAGCCTTTAGAGTGGCTTTTCCTTTTTTGTCTTTATCTTTTTTGTGAAAAACCAGAAGCTAAAATCAATAAACAATATTTGTAA
- a CDS encoding APC family permease, producing the protein MEKKLKLWDAVMIVMGSMIGSGIFIVSADIMRNLGSGYWLIVVWLITTLMTIAAAISYGELSAMFPKAGGQYTYITEIFGKLMGFLYGWGMFTVIQTGTIAAVAVAFGKFTAYLIPSLNDAAPIFQNGDFKITWIQILAIVVILFLTFVNTKGVQSGKILQNVFTSSKIIALLGLIVLGFVLISQSNWSSNMSFGWEAFQNLKQTEWKSISGATILGGIAAAMVGSVFSSVAWENVTFISGEIENPKKNVVKAMILGTSAVMILYLLVNFVYLNALDRDSIAFAANDRVAVAAAEKMFGNAGTIIIAVLVMISTFGCVNGIVLAGARVFQTMAKDGLFLKSAVENNKNGVPAKSLWMQGIWASLLCLSGQYGDLLDMISFVIVLFYMITVFGVIYLRIKKPEMERGYKTFLYPFTPILYLLIGTGFCILLFIYKPQYTWPGLGLILLGLPVYFFINKKSMNTNED; encoded by the coding sequence ATGGAAAAGAAACTCAAACTTTGGGACGCTGTGATGATCGTGATGGGCTCGATGATAGGAAGCGGAATTTTTATCGTGAGCGCAGACATCATGCGGAATCTTGGTTCTGGCTATTGGCTAATTGTTGTTTGGCTAATTACAACATTAATGACCATCGCAGCAGCCATAAGCTACGGTGAATTATCAGCAATGTTCCCAAAAGCTGGCGGACAATATACTTACATCACAGAGATTTTTGGAAAACTGATGGGGTTTCTCTATGGCTGGGGAATGTTCACTGTCATCCAAACCGGAACAATTGCGGCGGTTGCTGTTGCGTTTGGAAAGTTCACAGCTTATTTGATTCCAAGTCTCAATGACGCAGCACCGATTTTCCAAAACGGTGATTTTAAAATCACGTGGATTCAGATTCTGGCGATTGTCGTCATTCTGTTCCTCACGTTTGTGAATACTAAAGGTGTTCAAAGTGGAAAAATTCTCCAAAACGTTTTTACTTCATCCAAAATCATCGCACTTCTTGGTTTGATTGTTCTTGGTTTCGTCCTGATTTCTCAATCCAATTGGAGTTCTAATATGAGCTTTGGCTGGGAAGCTTTCCAAAATCTGAAACAAACCGAATGGAAAAGTATTTCCGGAGCAACTATTCTTGGCGGAATTGCCGCAGCAATGGTTGGTTCTGTTTTCAGTTCTGTGGCTTGGGAAAATGTGACTTTCATTTCCGGAGAAATCGAAAATCCGAAAAAGAACGTGGTGAAAGCAATGATTTTGGGAACTTCTGCCGTGATGATTCTTTATCTTTTAGTGAATTTTGTTTATCTCAACGCACTCGACAGAGATTCCATTGCTTTTGCAGCGAATGACCGTGTTGCCGTTGCTGCTGCCGAAAAAATGTTCGGAAATGCTGGAACAATAATCATTGCAGTTCTTGTGATGATTTCGACTTTTGGTTGTGTGAACGGAATTGTTTTAGCAGGAGCAAGAGTTTTTCAGACAATGGCAAAAGACGGATTGTTTCTAAAATCTGCAGTTGAAAATAATAAAAACGGCGTTCCTGCGAAATCACTTTGGATGCAAGGGATTTGGGCGAGTTTGCTTTGTCTGAGCGGACAATACGGTGATTTGCTAGATATGATTTCGTTTGTGATTGTTTTGTTTTATATGATAACCGTTTTTGGCGTAATCTATCTTAGAATTAAAAAACCTGAGATGGAAAGAGGTTACAAAACATTTCTTTATCCTTTCACGCCGATTCTTTATCTTTTGATTGGAACCGGATTTTGTATTCTGTTGTTCATTTATAAACCTCAATATACTTGGCCTGGATTGGGATTGATTTTGCTTGGACTGCCGGTTTATTTTTTTATTAATAAGAAAAGTATGAATACTAATGAAGATTAA